GGGACTGGCTGCTGCTGACCTGAACAGTGGTAGCGACAGCCATCCCCAAGCCAAAGCTACAGGGAGCGCAGGCACCGAGATAGCTCCTGCGGGGTCTGCAACTGCGGCTCCCTGTGCCCCGCGTCCCGCTCCCAGATCCAGGCACCACCTCAAGGGCTcgagggaagggaaagaaggaagagaacagaTCTGGTTTCCCAAATGCTGGATTCCCTCCCCTAAAAAGCAGCCGCCCCGCCATAGCCAGACACTCCCCAGACCCTGGGCTCCCGGAGGCACCGGATGGAGAGAATCTCTGGGTCTTGGAGAGGGGGCAGGACCGGAGACCCTGGAGGGTTGGAAGGGGACCCGCCGTGCCCACACCTTGCCCCGCAGTTCCCAGGGCCTGTCCCGTGGGGAAGGCGTCTTTGTCATTGACGCCACGTGCGTAGTGATAAGATCCCAATATGTTCCAACCCCCCGAACCCAGCAGGTGCAGCTTTTGCCCTCTGGGGTGACACGCGTGGTGGGGGATTCCCCCAGCCAATCGAAGCCCGGCAAGGAGGAGGGTGAAGGGGTCACGGTCTTTCCTTCCCCTTGCCAAAAGCGGCTGTCGAGCAGTCGCCTTTTACACCAGCCCGGCGGGGGCCGCGGGGGCGAAGCTGAGGGCGGGAGGCCGGGGGACTCCTCACTGGAGGAGCGCACTTTCCGCATCTTGGGGCTCCCGGCCCCCGAAGTAAACCTGCGGGACGCCCCCACGCAGCCAGGTAGCCCAGAGCACCAAGCCTTAGGCCCAGCAGCTTCGGGAGCCCAGGGCAGAGCCGAGGGCTCGGAAGTGGCGATGGTCCAGCGGCGCGCCGGCCGGGGCTGGGCGCGGACCCCAGGGCCCTACGCCGGGGCCCTGCGAGAAGCCGTGTCCCGTATCCGCCGCCACACAGCCCCTGACTCGGACACGGACGAAGCTGAGGAGCTCAGCGTCCATAGCGGCTCCTCTGATGGAAGCGACACAGAAGCCCCGGGCGCCTCCTGGCGGAATGAGAGGACCCTGCCCGGGGTTGGAAACAGTTCGCCAGAGGAAGATGGGAAGACAGCGGAACTGAGCGACAGTGTCGGGGAGATCCTAGATGTCATAAGCCAAACCGAGGAGGTCCTCTTCGGGGTGAGGGACATCAGAGGGACCCAACAGGCAAATAGGAAGAGGCAGTGAGAGGCCCCTTCTTGTATTTGTGTCCCCAACGCATCCATCCTTGGGTCCACTGGTCCCCATTCTTCCCCACAGACttcctttgcttctcttttcctTGTATCTTTACCCATACCTGTTCTCATCcttgaaatataaatgaaaagaagGGAAGCATATGCCCATTAATGATTTTGTTTCAGGAGAGGTGAGAATGAGCAGATTTAATTAATGTCTGTTATGTTCAGGGCACAAGGGTGAGCTCTTCGCAGGGGCTGATGCACTGGGTGTGGAGCTGAGCAGAGAGGCCTAACCAGGATcaggcaggagggcagggatGGTGGCAGCCATAGGAGGGCAGGGTAGGGCAGGGCCTCTGAGGAGGAGGGAAAAAGTGAAGGAGAGGCTTTggacctggtgacagagtgatcaGATGACAGAGGGGTTCTTGGCAGAAGAGGCATAGGTCCAGCAACAACCAACAAAGCAGAAGGAGGGCTCACCTTGGTGTCACAAGTCTTGGATTTcaatcccaactctgccactgAGTTGCTGGTTGACTGAGGCCAGTCACTTTCCCTCTCCAGGCCTCCAGGCCTCCTGGTATATAAAATGATGGTATTCTAAGGTCAATCCTTCCGTCTCTGACATTTTGAGATCTTTGGAAAGGACTCTATCTCATCCTCCCCTCGACAAGCCAAGAATGAGAATTGGGAATAAGTGAACAGAGTTTGAGTGTTTCTGGGCGGCCTCCGTGTCACCCGAAGTCATGATAATTCAGGAGACTGCCCAAGGCTTGCAGAAGAGGTAAGGGAGTGAGGCACTCCTATCCCAGTCTCCCAGGTTTAGGTGAGGGCTCCCCAAGGCAGGGCAAGATAGCGGCCCTGTCACTGACCCTGGCCTGTGGTGGTCTGAGCTGGGGAGGGAAGGACACCAATGAATCAGCTTGGGACCTCTTTAGGCCTTCCCCTTTTCCTCCACCCCAATGCTCCTTAGTGATGCTCTGAGGCGTGGCCACGATTTCCCTCCCAGGTGGTATCGCCCACCTGAAAAAATCCTGAGAatttctcccatcttggcctcttcCAGAAACCCGCCAGGCAAGGAAAGAGGCCGGTCACCAGAAGCCAGCAGGCGTGGGGTGTGATACTCTCTATAGCCACTACAGGGCGCGCGCAGGTCGCGGATCTCCCCAGTTGCTAATCCCGGCTCTGCCACTCAATCCGATCCCTAGTTCCCGAGCGCGGGTCCCCCGCCTTGCAGTCTCCAGCCGTGCGGGGCCGGGAGCAGGCCTCCGGCTTCCCAGACTTCTGGAGCCCGCCGGGCCCATCTTTGTACTCATCCACCCCAGCCGGCTTGGGACTCAGACAccgaagtcttttttttttttctctccgaTCCTTGGACACCTCCTCTGTCTGCCATTTATTAGCCATGTGAACTTGGCCACATCACTTCACCTCCctgagcatcagtttcctcatctgtcaaatgggggtTTATAAGCACCTACCTcgcaaggttgttgtgaggatttaatgcgataatgtatgtaaagcgccttgcacactgcctggcacacagtaggcgctCAATAAATCTAAGCTTCCCTTTATCCAGCCTTGGCATCGTCTTCCTTTCACTGACCCTTTCCCCACAGTGGCCCTCCCCCGGGACTCCTCTGCTACTTCCCGCTCTGTGTGAGGGGAGGGGGCTGCTTTCTTCGTTGGGAGCTCCTGGCCCACCTCTTTTCTCCCCCAGCCGGGACTCTCCCTTCCTTGCCCCCAGCCCACCCCTGTCGGCTCTTCCCACTGCCCTGgcgccctccccccaccccccattccGGGCAAGGGCTGAGTCAGCCGGGGTAAATTTAGCTGCCGGCTCCGCGGGCGCGGGGGCTTCTCCCAGACTCAGTCGCCCGGTCCTGCCCCGGCCCCCGGCCCCCTGCCCGCCTCTGCTCCCACTCCAACCCAGACCCCTCAACTCCAACTCCCGCTCAGCGTTCAGGTCCCCAACCCGGCTCTCAAACCACTTATGGCTTTAGTCTCCAATTATCTCGACCTCACTCCCGCCCGCACCCAGAGGGACTCTGGGCGGAACTCGGAGTGGGGCAGGActgcctggggtggggggtggcgaCGATCTGACAGGAGCTGGGCCGCTGGCCTTGATTCAGTGGAGGAAGGTCTCCTCTTTGGGTTTCTGAACCGGAGGGAAGACACTGGTCAGAGCTATCCAGGAAGATTCATCCCAGAGACTTCCAGGAACCCAGACTGCCAGGTTTCAAGTTAGCTCTAGCTGGAGGAGTGTCACCTTGGGCAGAGATCAAAGGTTCCTGAGATCtgcccttgaggtcaggaattccagaccagcctccaacatggtgaaactccgtctctaccagaaatacaaaaattagccaggtgtggtggtgtgcacctataattctagctactcaggaggctgaggcacaagaatcgctgaattgcttgaacctgggaggaggaggttgcagttagccaagactgggcctctgcactccagcctgggcaacagagccagaccacatctcaaaaaaccaaacaaataaaggTTATTGAGACCTGTCTCCCTTTCACCTACAATTCTATCTACCTACTACCAATTCTAACTATGAGCatgtactgagcacctactgggaGCAAGAAACTGTGCTGGATCCAGGATAGGGATGAGTAAGGCCTTTCCGACAATGGGGTGAAGGTGAGCAATGTGTTAAGTATTACAATGAGTCAAACAAGGGAGATCGTATGGATTTTGTGAGATAAGGGAAGGCTCCATGGAGGGGAGGAGATGACCTCAGCGGTAGAATTTGGTGAAGAGGCATTTCAAGTAGAGGGATCAGCCGAAATAGAGGCATGGATGCAGGTAAGCAGGGTATGTTTAGGAAATTGCTCAATGGTCTGATTTGCCTGCAGTTGAGAGTACATTTATGGCAGTTGTAGAAGATAAGGCAAGAGTGAAAATTGAGGCCAGGTTGGGGTAAGCCTGGTCCAGCTGAGGAGTATGTGCCTTGGACCTTCAGGCTTGGGAAGAGGCTGGACTTCAGGTGAAGAGGAAAGTTGAGGAagggcggggtgtggtggctcacacctgtaatcctagcactttgggaggctgaggtgaacagatcacctgagaccgggacaagcctggccaacatggtccaaccccacctctactaaaaatacaaaaattagctgggtgtagtggtgcatgcctgtgatcccagctattggggaggccgaggtacaagaatcacttgaacctgggaagcggaggttgcagcaagccgagatcgcaccactgcactctagcctgggtgacaaagtgagactctgtcttaaaaaaacaaacaaacaaaaaaaccaaaaaaaaaaaagaaagaaagttgagaAAGACCAGGGCAGTGATGAAAGCATCTGCCTAGATTTTTCTACAACCAAAGGGCTCTAGAGCTCTGGGACTGGTAGAGGAGGTGAGCTGTATGCAACAGTGGAAGGGCTGGCCCTATGAGGGTGGGCTTTACCATGCTGCCTGAGCCCCTTTGAGGTTGAATACACAGGAAGCCAGTTTCTAAAATCTCACCCACACTGCTAACATAATTGAACAACTTGACTAATGTGTTTAGAATATGGTTTCTGGGGCTTCTACCCCATACTAGCTATGtatgggcaagttactcaacctctctgtgccttggtgtcCTCAGTTATAAACTGAGGTTATTAAAAGTGCTTttcattagctgagtgtggtggcactctCCTGTGGTCCCACTCCTGAACACtctcagctgttcaggaggctgaggtgggagaattgcttgagcccgggagtttgaggatgcagtgagctatgattgcaccactgtactccagcctgggcaacagagcaagaccctgtctctataaataaataaataaataaataaacaaacaaacaaacaatgtgcTTTTCTCTTAGAGTTGTTGGGAGGAGTAAATAATTCaatatgtaaaacacttagaacaattggccaggcacagtagctcacccctgtaataccagcattttgggaggttgaggtgggaggattgcttgagcccaggagttagagaccagcctgggcaacatagcaagaccctgtctctctctctctcttttttaaatttatttaattaaaaagaaaaaaaatgaaaagaaaagaaaaaacaacacctggtacatagtaggtgatTAAGTGTTAGCTTTGATTATTATTTCTCCCTAGGGCTATTTTATTAGTGTTGGGGTATGAGAACAGGAGGATGGGACAGAGAGAATTAGAAGTAGG
The Gorilla gorilla gorilla isolate KB3781 chromosome 10, NHGRI_mGorGor1-v2.1_pri, whole genome shotgun sequence genome window above contains:
- the DDN gene encoding dendrin: MLDGPLFSEGPDSPRELQDEESGSCLWVQKSKLLVIEVKTISCHYSRRAPSRQPMDFQASHWARGFQNRTCGPRPGSPQPPPRRPWASRVLQEATNWRAGPLAEVRAREQEKRKAASQEREAKETERKRRKAGGARRSPPGRPRPEPRNAPRAAQLAGIPAPLRPERLAPVGRAPRPSAQPQSDPGSAWAGPWGGRRPGPPSYEAHLLLRGSAGTAPRRRWDRPPPYVAPPSYEGPHRTLGTKRGPGNSQVPTSSAPAATPARTEGGRTKKRLDPRIYRDVLGAWGLRQGQGLLGGSPGCGAARARPEPGKGVVEKSLGLAAADLNSGSDSHPQAKATGSAGTEIAPAGSATAAPCAPRPAPRSRHHLKGSREGKEGREQIWFPKCWIPSPKKQPPRHSQTLPRPWAPGGTGWRESLGLGEGAGPETLEGWKGTRRAHTLPRSSQGLSRGEGVFVIDATCVVIRSQYVPTPRTQQVQLLPSGVTRVVGDSPSQSKPGKEEGEGVTVFPSPCQKRLSSSRLLHQPGGGRGGEAEGGRPGDSSLEERTFRILGLPAPEVNLRDAPTQPGSPEHQALGPAASGAQGRAEGSEVAMVQRRAGRGWARTPGPYAGALREAVSRIRRHTAPDSDTDEAEELSVHSGSSDGSDTEAPGASWRNERTLPGVGNSSPEEDGKTAELSDSVGEILDVISQTEEVLFGVRDIRGTQQANRKRQ